AACCCAGCGCGACACCATCGTCATGCGCGTGTTTCCGCTCAAGTATGCCTGGGCCGAGGATATTTCCGTCAACAGCATGGACAAGACCGTGACCATCCCCGGCATCGCGAGCATCCTGCGGGCCATGATCGGTGGCACGCCGACCTCGGCCACCCGCGTCGTCCAACAAAAGGCCACGGTGGACAAACTCACCGGAACCGGCCTGGCCGCCCTGGGCCAGGACACCGAGGAAGCGGCACCGACGACCGAGCCGGCCACGGCCGGACCGCCGGCGAGCATCATGGCCGACCCACGGGTCAACGCGGTCCTGGTGCATGACGCCGAATACCGCATGCCCTACTACGCCAAGGTCATCGAAGACCTGGACAAACCCGTGGAGCTCGTGGAGATCCACGCGGCCATCGTGGACATCGACACGGACTACAAACGGGAGCTGGGGATCACCTACCAAGCCGCGGATCCCTCGGGCAAAGGCTGGGGCTTTGGCGGTGAAGTGTCCACGACGGCAGGCGAATTCTCGCCCCTGCCGGGACTGGGGGTATCCACCGGCGCTGGATTGTCCCTCTCGACCATCTACACCATGGGCTCGGACTATTTTCTGGCCCGCGTCCAGGCCCTGGAAGAAGAGGGCGAGGCCAGAATGCTCGGCCGCCCGTCCGTGCTGACCGTGGACAACATCCAGGCCACCCTGGAAAACACGACCACCTACTACATCCCGATTCAGGGCAACGAAGCCTCGGACCTGTTCAAGGTCGAGGCGGGCACGGTGTTGCGCGTCACGCCGCATATCATCGAAAACGAGGCCGGACAGAACACCATCAAGCTCGTGGTCAGCGTCCAGGACGACCAAAACGACAACGGCGCCGCGACCACGGCCGCGGCCGGAACCATTCCGCCCATCAAGCAAACCAAAATCAACACCCAGGCCATTGTCGGCGCGGGCCAAAGTCTGCTCATCGGCGGCTATTACTATGAACAAAAAGGCACGGACGAAAGCGGAATCCCCATCCTCAAGGACATTCCCGGCCTGGGCAACCTGTTCAAGACCTCGTCCAAAAGCAACAAACGCATGGAACGCCTCATCCTGATCACGCCACGGGTCATCGACCTCACGGACCTGCCACCCATCCCGGACCGGGTGGACGATCCGGCCATGCGCCAAAGTCCGACCCAGGCCGATTTTTCGCAACGCCCACAACGCCCGACGCACGGCGGCTGCGCCCACGCGCGCGCCGGCAGCCAGAAAACACCGGCCGCCACGACCGAAACGGGCATGGAGCCCGCGCCATGAGTTCCGACGGCGACATCCGGCTGCGCGTTTTCTCCGGCCCGCATCTCGGCGCGGAAATCGTTCTGCCTCCGGGCGATCACCTGCTTGGCGGCGACGATTCCTGCGACATCATTTTAACCGATCACGGTCTGGCCGCCCGGCACGCCGTTGTTCGGGTTGCCGCGCCAGAGGCCGGAGCCGGGCCGGATGTCCTCGTCACGCCCCTTGATAGTCAGGCCATCATCGACGGCCAGCCAGCCGCCGCCCAGGGAAGCGCCTGGCTCCCAGGCACCGCGTGCCTGCTCGGAACAACCCTGCTGGCCTGGTTGCCGGCCAATCAGGCACCCGAGGCCTGGCGCGATGTTTTCGAGGCCATGTCCAAGCCGCGTGAACAAAGTCCAGAGGCGCCGACGCAACGGCCGGCAGTCCCGGAAACCGCCGCGAGCGCGCTCCTGGACGAGACGGACCCCAACTTCGTTGGCGACAACTCCCTGGCCGCGACGCCCACTTCGCGGGCATTGATGCGCGCCAATGGCACGATCAAAAAACTACTGCGCGCGGCGATCATGCTGCTCTGCCTTGGCGCCTTGACCGTTTCCTACGAGTTCCGACCCGCGCCAACAGCCATAACCGCGACACAACTCCAAGAAATTCTTGCTCAAAATTCATTTCCCGCCCTGACCGCAACGGATGGGGACGCCATGTTGACCATCCGGGGCAGCGTGGACAGCGACTCCGAACGCGCCCGGCTTTTGCGTCTGGCCCAAAGCCTGCATGCACCGATTCAACTCGACATCCGTGTCGAGGCGGACCGCGCGGGAGGACTGGCCTTTGCCTTCAACAGCCGGGGCCTGTTTCCCGAAATTCGCAAGGATCCCGAAGGCGGACACGGGTACACGGTGCGCGGCTACATGGCGGACCGCCAGGTGGAGGACACGGCCTTCGCGGCTGTGCTGGCGGACTTTCAAGGACAGATTCCCCTGGCCTTGACCCGCGACATCGTCCACGCCGACGCGGTGGCCAAGGAACTGGACGGCTTGCTTGCCGAGGTGGAAATGGACTTTGTCCGCGTCGACTACCACCCCGGACTGGTCACGCTTTCCGGAACCTTTACCGCAAGCCAACGCCATGTTTTGGAAACGACCATGGCCGAGGTCCAGCAACGCCTCGACAAACCGGTACCGTTCAAAATTCTCGCCGCGACCCAGCCGGACATCGCGCCCCCCCGAATCGC
The Deltaproteobacteria bacterium genome window above contains:
- a CDS encoding EscD/YscD/HrpQ family type III secretion system inner membrane ring protein, with amino-acid sequence MSSDGDIRLRVFSGPHLGAEIVLPPGDHLLGGDDSCDIILTDHGLAARHAVVRVAAPEAGAGPDVLVTPLDSQAIIDGQPAAAQGSAWLPGTACLLGTTLLAWLPANQAPEAWRDVFEAMSKPREQSPEAPTQRPAVPETAASALLDETDPNFVGDNSLAATPTSRALMRANGTIKKLLRAAIMLLCLGALTVSYEFRPAPTAITATQLQEILAQNSFPALTATDGDAMLTIRGSVDSDSERARLLRLAQSLHAPIQLDIRVEADRAGGLAFAFNSRGLFPEIRKDPEGGHGYTVRGYMADRQVEDTAFAAVLADFQGQIPLALTRDIVHADAVAKELDGLLAEVEMDFVRVDYHPGLVTLSGTFTASQRHVLETTMAEVQQRLDKPVPFKILAATQPDIAPPRIAPIARGISAPAPSGDDPGPGTSVPGSDVPAGPGEDAAVAAIQVTGVTLTPMRFVSLATGERIFEGGLLPSGHTLEHIGHKELKLLKNGIVTIHKLRGADE
- a CDS encoding EscC/YscC/HrcC family type III secretion system outer membrane ring protein, which encodes MSNRRLFTRSQARPTRRATTVIFFALLILASAAAAGNAGAAPLLTAVRHHSVPTHTRVVLDVSAPVEHAVTLDEKPGTRRLRVTLRGTGLAPNVPASRTVGDGILSTVHALASPQGVVIDLDLQAPARHHVFALTDPDRVVVDLFTASAQPTSRPTSRPAVDAGAGFSTPHAPPRLAAPPTPAGFSKNFTYYADQQDLPTVLMHFARVQGLSASISTGVTGKISGRFDDVPADKFLRGMRAAFGVSWYRIGSSIHFFNDAELTRAFITPKALSADKLFTLLHQSAVFSPQLPPTLAPDGNMIVVSGPPQYLEQVMSAATAYEETQRDTIVMRVFPLKYAWAEDISVNSMDKTVTIPGIASILRAMIGGTPTSATRVVQQKATVDKLTGTGLAALGQDTEEAAPTTEPATAGPPASIMADPRVNAVLVHDAEYRMPYYAKVIEDLDKPVELVEIHAAIVDIDTDYKRELGITYQAADPSGKGWGFGGEVSTTAGEFSPLPGLGVSTGAGLSLSTIYTMGSDYFLARVQALEEEGEARMLGRPSVLTVDNIQATLENTTTYYIPIQGNEASDLFKVEAGTVLRVTPHIIENEAGQNTIKLVVSVQDDQNDNGAATTAAAGTIPPIKQTKINTQAIVGAGQSLLIGGYYYEQKGTDESGIPILKDIPGLGNLFKTSSKSNKRMERLILITPRVIDLTDLPPIPDRVDDPAMRQSPTQADFSQRPQRPTHGGCAHARAGSQKTPAATTETGMEPAP